In Gammaproteobacteria bacterium, one DNA window encodes the following:
- a CDS encoding MotA/TolQ/ExbB proton channel family protein — protein sequence MVLCGYRVWKTTREINAVKSGGKGKLRDFTELSARSDRESVKEAFEIKLFARIAFVRYIASALVTLGLLGTVIGFIMVLTQVPANAVGDTSQVGKLVAVLTNGMGVALYTTLVGAITNLWLNANYTMLRTGVVNLIAAILEAADPDPAA from the coding sequence ATGGTGCTGTGCGGCTACCGCGTCTGGAAGACCACCCGGGAGATCAACGCCGTCAAGAGCGGCGGCAAGGGTAAGCTGCGGGACTTCACCGAGCTGAGCGCGCGCAGCGACCGTGAGAGTGTCAAGGAGGCCTTCGAGATCAAGCTGTTCGCCCGGATCGCCTTCGTCAGGTACATCGCCTCCGCCCTGGTGACCCTGGGCCTGCTGGGTACGGTGATCGGCTTCATCATGGTGCTCACTCAGGTGCCGGCCAACGCCGTCGGCGACACCTCGCAGGTCGGTAAGCTGGTGGCGGTGCTCACCAACGGCATGGGCGTGGCCCTGTACACCACCCTGGTCGGCGCGATCACCAACCTGTGGCTGAACGCCAACTACACCATGTTGCGCACCGGCGTCGTCAATCTGATCGCCGCCATCCTGGAGGCGGCCGATCCCGACCCCGCCGCATGA
- the genX gene encoding EF-P lysine aminoacylase GenX: protein MADWRPTAVLGTLRLRAQLLARVRQFFAARGVLEVETPVLSAAATPAPYLDSLTVAYHGPHAPPSGRLYLHTSPEFPMKRLLAAGSGSIYQLCRVFRDGEAGARHNPEFTLLEWYRVDFDLRQLIDEVEALLRSILAGVRELPQAEYWSYRALFQTYAGVDGLTADVGALRTCLERHGHRPPAGMPEDDPDPWRDLLLTHVIEPQLRGLLFVTGYPASQALLARLEAGNPLVAARFECYLDGVELANGFHELADVAEQQRRFERENTARAAAGRSPVPPDEYLLAALEAGLPDCSGVALGFDRLMMCAAGVARIDEVLAFGIARA, encoded by the coding sequence ATGGCTGACTGGCGGCCCACCGCCGTGCTGGGCACGCTGCGGCTGCGGGCGCAGCTGTTGGCGCGGGTGCGGCAATTCTTCGCGGCACGCGGCGTGCTGGAGGTCGAGACGCCAGTGCTGTCCGCGGCAGCCACCCCGGCACCCTACCTCGACAGTCTCACGGTCGCCTATCACGGCCCGCATGCGCCGCCGTCCGGACGCTTGTATCTGCACACCTCACCGGAATTCCCCATGAAGCGTCTGCTCGCCGCCGGCAGCGGCAGCATCTATCAGCTCTGCCGTGTGTTCCGCGACGGCGAGGCCGGCGCGCGCCACAATCCGGAATTCACACTGCTGGAATGGTATCGCGTCGACTTCGACCTGCGGCAGCTGATCGATGAGGTGGAGGCCCTGCTGCGCAGTATTCTGGCCGGGGTGCGCGAACTGCCGCAGGCCGAGTACTGGAGCTATCGCGCACTGTTCCAGACCTATGCCGGGGTGGACGGGCTGACAGCCGACGTGGGTGCATTGCGCACCTGTCTGGAGCGGCACGGCCACCGCCCGCCGGCGGGCATGCCGGAAGACGATCCTGATCCCTGGCGCGACCTGCTGCTCACGCACGTCATCGAGCCGCAGCTGCGCGGTCTGTTGTTCGTTACCGGGTATCCCGCGAGCCAGGCGTTGCTGGCACGCCTCGAGGCCGGCAACCCGCTGGTGGCCGCGCGCTTCGAGTGTTATCTCGACGGGGTGGAGCTCGCCAACGGTTTTCACGAACTCGCGGATGTCGCCGAACAGCAGCGGCGCTTCGAACGGGAGAATACCGCACGGGCCGCCGCGGGCCGGTCGCCCGTGCCACCGGACGAATACCTGCTCGCGGCGCTGGAGGCCGGGTTGCCGGACTGTAGCGGCGTCGCGCTGGGTTTCGACCGGCTGATGATGTGCGCCGCCGGCGTGGCGCGCATCGATGAGGTGCTGGCGTTCGGGATTGCGCGCGCCTAG
- the efp gene encoding elongation factor P, translating into MATYNTSEFKGGLKVMLDGDPCVIIENEFVKPGKGQAFNRVKLRNLKTGRVIERTFKSGETLEGADVVDTDMQYLYTDGEFWHFMVPDTFEQFAADAAAIGDNAKWLKEQDVCVMTLYNGVPLAVTPPNHVILAVTETDPGVRGDTSGGGGKPATLETGAVVRVPLFINIGDLLKVDTRSGEYVARAKE; encoded by the coding sequence ATGGCAACCTACAATACCAGTGAATTCAAGGGCGGACTCAAGGTCATGCTGGATGGTGACCCATGCGTGATCATCGAGAACGAGTTTGTGAAGCCGGGCAAGGGTCAGGCCTTCAACCGCGTCAAGCTGCGCAACCTCAAGACCGGCCGTGTCATCGAGCGCACCTTCAAATCGGGCGAGACCCTGGAAGGTGCCGATGTCGTGGATACTGACATGCAGTATCTCTACACCGATGGTGAATTCTGGCATTTCATGGTACCGGACACCTTCGAGCAGTTCGCGGCCGATGCCGCTGCCATCGGCGACAACGCCAAGTGGCTCAAGGAGCAGGATGTCTGCGTGATGACCTTATACAACGGTGTGCCGCTGGCGGTGACCCCGCCCAATCACGTCATCCTGGCCGTCACCGAGACCGATCCGGGTGTGCGCGGCGACACCTCCGGTGGTGGCGGCAAGCCGGCCACCCTGGAGACCGGCGCCGTGGTGCGGGTACCCCTGTTCATCAACATCGGTGACCTCCTCAAGGTCGACACACGCAGCGGCGAGTACGTCGCGCGCGCGAAGGAATAG
- a CDS encoding sulfurtransferase: MTEKLLYTPGEAMELMKRQKVLLIDIRDRDDYAEHHIQGAVNVPDIFYYLSETTPEGLEKMHAHFRDQLSEIGLTPDTTAIVYEDAYDSRYGGSCRGYWLLRYLGHEKTGVLDGGFSAWLDEGLPADADTVATTPTAFAVKPQPHMLATRDEVLKCLQDPGVKLLDIRDRIEWVAKSSSPYGVDFAPRKGRLPGALWMEWYEFLERDGQIPYFKSPDKIRALCAEYGLYPEDDIIIYCFKGARASNTYVALKEAGFERVRNYFGSWNEWSRDPGLPANEEVFD; the protein is encoded by the coding sequence ATGACCGAGAAACTGCTGTACACACCCGGCGAAGCGATGGAGCTGATGAAGAGACAGAAGGTCCTGCTGATCGACATCCGCGACCGGGACGACTATGCAGAGCACCATATCCAGGGCGCGGTCAATGTCCCGGATATCTTCTACTATCTGTCCGAGACCACGCCCGAGGGTCTGGAGAAGATGCACGCGCACTTCCGCGACCAGCTCTCCGAAATAGGCCTCACCCCGGACACCACCGCCATCGTCTATGAAGACGCCTACGACAGCCGCTATGGCGGCTCCTGCCGCGGCTACTGGCTGCTGCGCTATCTCGGCCACGAGAAGACCGGCGTCCTGGACGGCGGCTTCAGTGCCTGGCTGGACGAAGGCCTGCCGGCGGATGCCGACACGGTCGCGACCACCCCGACGGCGTTCGCCGTCAAGCCGCAGCCGCACATGCTCGCCACCCGTGACGAGGTGCTGAAGTGTCTGCAGGACCCGGGCGTCAAACTGCTCGATATCCGCGACCGTATCGAATGGGTCGCGAAGAGTTCATCGCCTTATGGTGTGGATTTCGCGCCGCGCAAGGGACGTCTGCCGGGGGCACTCTGGATGGAGTGGTATGAATTCCTGGAGCGCGATGGCCAGATCCCATATTTCAAATCCCCGGACAAGATCCGCGCCCTGTGCGCCGAATATGGCCTCTATCCTGAGGACGACATCATCATCTACTGCTTCAAGGGCGCGCGCGCCTCCAACACCTATGTCGCACTCAAGGAGGCCGGCTTCGAGCGGGTGCGTAACTATTTCGGTTCGTGGAATGAATGGTCCCGCGACCCCGGTCTGCCGGCGAACGAGGAGGTGTTCGACTGA
- a CDS encoding N-acetyltransferase, producing the protein MQEVIVRAEVPEDVRAIDVVNLSAFQGEEEARLVSAIRRSADFVPELSLVAELNGRIVGHLLLSKVKLQRGGESHVVLALGPMSVVPSQSHRGIGSELIRAATQRAREMRYVAIVVAGQPDYYQRLDFKPVSTWDLVSNLRLPEDALTAMELVPGALNGGGKVIYPDVFAEIF; encoded by the coding sequence ATGCAAGAGGTCATTGTCAGGGCAGAAGTCCCCGAGGACGTCCGGGCGATCGATGTAGTGAACCTCAGCGCCTTCCAGGGTGAGGAGGAGGCGCGCCTGGTCAGTGCGATCCGCCGTTCGGCGGACTTCGTGCCGGAGTTGTCCCTGGTTGCCGAACTCAACGGCCGCATCGTCGGCCACCTGCTGCTGTCGAAGGTCAAACTGCAGCGCGGCGGGGAGAGTCACGTGGTGCTGGCCCTGGGGCCGATGTCCGTGGTTCCCTCGCAATCGCACCGGGGTATCGGTTCGGAGCTGATCCGGGCCGCCACCCAGCGGGCCCGGGAGATGCGCTACGTGGCGATCGTGGTGGCGGGACAGCCGGACTATTACCAGCGCCTCGACTTCAAGCCGGTCTCCACCTGGGATCTGGTATCGAACCTGCGGCTGCCGGAAGACGCCCTGACGGCGATGGAGCTGGTCCCCGGTGCCTTGAACGGCGGGGGCAAGGTCATCTACCCGGACGTCTTCGCGGAAATCTTCTAG
- the epmB gene encoding EF-P beta-lysylation protein EpmB: MNKTASIIPRSRHSEHAPVWRRELAAAVTRADELLALLGLPAEPAAEAAAGLFGLRVPRGFIARMRPGDRHDPLLLQVLPQAAEGAAAPSGYGPDPLHEAAAMVVPGLLHKYRGRVLLTLTGACGVHCRYCFRRHYPYAEANPGGSHWPATLDYIAANADITEVILSGGDPLSLGDTRLAALCTDLAAIPHLRRLRIHSRLPVVLPARITPGLLETLAGGRLGAVLVVHANHPNEIDTRVRQALRQTAAAGVPVLNQAVLLRGINDRADTLCALSEVLFEAGALPYYLHQLDRVQGAAHFEVPDAEAIALMTELRARLPGYLVPRLVREQADAPAKTPLPAEGALYS, from the coding sequence ATGAACAAAACGGCGTCTATCATACCGCGATCGAGGCACTCGGAACATGCACCTGTCTGGCGCCGCGAACTCGCCGCGGCGGTCACCCGGGCTGACGAACTGCTCGCACTGCTGGGGCTGCCGGCGGAACCCGCTGCCGAGGCCGCTGCCGGGCTCTTCGGCCTGCGCGTACCCCGTGGCTTCATCGCCCGCATGCGGCCCGGCGACCGTCACGACCCGCTGTTGCTGCAGGTACTGCCCCAGGCGGCGGAAGGTGCGGCCGCACCGAGCGGCTATGGCCCCGATCCGCTGCACGAAGCCGCCGCCATGGTCGTGCCCGGCCTGTTGCACAAATACCGCGGCCGCGTACTGCTGACCCTGACCGGTGCCTGCGGCGTCCATTGCCGCTACTGCTTCCGCCGCCATTATCCGTATGCGGAGGCCAACCCCGGCGGCAGTCATTGGCCAGCGACACTCGACTACATTGCCGCCAATGCCGACATCACCGAGGTCATCCTGAGCGGCGGCGACCCGCTGTCACTCGGCGACACGCGGCTCGCTGCACTGTGTACGGACCTCGCTGCCATCCCGCACCTGCGGCGACTGCGTATCCACAGCCGCCTGCCGGTCGTACTGCCGGCGCGTATCACCCCGGGACTGCTGGAGACGCTGGCCGGCGGCCGCCTCGGTGCCGTCCTCGTCGTCCACGCCAATCACCCCAACGAGATCGACACCCGCGTGCGCCAGGCCCTGCGCCAGACCGCGGCGGCCGGTGTGCCAGTACTCAACCAGGCGGTGCTGCTGCGCGGCATCAACGACCGCGCGGACACCCTCTGCGCCCTGTCGGAGGTGCTGTTCGAGGCCGGGGCGCTGCCGTACTACCTGCATCAGCTCGACCGGGTCCAGGGTGCAGCACATTTCGAGGTGCCCGATGCCGAGGCCATCGCCCTGATGACAGAGCTGCGCGCCCGCCTGCCCGGCTACCTGGTCCCGCGCCTGGTGCGCGAACAGGCGGACGCACCCGCCAAGACGCCCTTGCCCGCAGAGGGTGCCCTGTACTCTTGA